In a genomic window of Aricia agestis chromosome 2, ilAriAges1.1, whole genome shotgun sequence:
- the LOC121739451 gene encoding uncharacterized protein LOC121739451 has protein sequence MSSQPKDKLLSEVDGIKIVKANSEGEPEEDEQFQCNQVTYGDAMFSCFVVAPQVVSVWRGTWGIMELNAKLFPYAETYILGIVIHISFALIRSQLLVRSKSKPANNSVRWLYERILSRIYTYIFILSNIMHWRGGWGLFDATVVAIIPDDKDPHRPVVIAALVILIYLAATILRSSKNILASPYFLVTDGKEATYIFTTRFQSKEY, from the exons ATGTCATCGCAACCTAAAGATAAGCTACTATCAGAAGTTGATGGCATTAAAATAGTAAAGGCGAATTCTGAGGGCGAACCAGAGGAGGACGAACAGTTTCAATGCAACCAAGTTACTTACG GTGACGCCATGTTCTCGTGTTTCGTGGTAGCCCCCCAGGTGGTGAGCGTGTGGAGGGGAACCTGGGGTATCATGGAGCTCAACGCCAAACTTTTCCCATACGCAGAGACCTACATTTTGGGCATCGTTATACACATATCTTTCGCGTTAATTAG ATCTCAACTTTTAGTGCGTTCAAAGAGTAAACCAGCGAACAATTCTGTGCGGTGGCTGTACGAGCGTATCTTATCCCGGATTTACACATACATCTTCATACTCTCCAACATAATGCACTGGAGGGGAGGGTGGGGACTCTTCGATGCTACCGTCGTCGCTATTATACCAGACGACAAAGATCCACATAG GCCTGTTGTAATCGCCGCTTTAGTAATATTAATCTACTTGGCCGCGACAATACTGCGTTCCTCTAAGAACATCCTCGCTTCACCGTACTTCCTTGTGACAGATGGTAAAGAAGCTACATACATCTTCACCACGAGATTCCAAAGTAAA